A portion of the Sulfurospirillum diekertiae genome contains these proteins:
- the fusA gene encoding elongation factor G: MARNTPIEMVRNIGIAAHIDAGKTTTTERILFYTGISHKIGEVHDGAATMDWMEQEKERGITITSAATTCTWKDHQINIIDTPGHVDFTIEVERSMRVLDGAVAVFCAVGGVQPQSETVWRQANRYQVPRMVFVNKMDRVGADFYNVEAQIKNRLKANPVPIQIPIGAEENFKGVVDLVEMKALIWDDDAAMGSNYQVVEIPAELADKAKEYHERMVEAVSETSDELMEKYLGGEVLTKAEIKAGIKAGCLAMTFIPMICGTAFKNKGIQPMLDAVIDYMPAPTEVHAIKGVYEDGHECVVDSTDEGEFAALAFKIMTDPFVGQLTFVRVYRGSLESGSYAYNTTKDKKERIGRLLKMHANKREEIKALHSGEIGAVVGLKETLTGDTLASEKDPVILERMVFPDPVISVAVEPKTKADQEKMGIALQKLAQEDPSFRVETDEESGQTIISGMGELHLEILVDRMLREFKVSAEVGQPQVAYRETIRASVNQEYKYAKQSGGRGQYGHVYLKIEPQDAGAGYEFVNDIKGGAIPKEFIPAVDKGIKEALGAGVLAGYKVEDVKVTLYDGSYHDVDSSEMAFKLAASMGFKEGCRKAKPVILEPIMKVEVETPEDFMGDVIGDLNRRRGQINSMDDRSGNKIVNAFCPLAEMFGYSTDLRSQTQGRASYSMEFDHYDEVPRNVAEEIIKKRNG, translated from the coding sequence ATGGCAAGAAATACCCCTATTGAAATGGTTAGAAACATCGGTATTGCTGCGCACATTGATGCAGGTAAAACCACAACAACTGAAAGAATCCTTTTTTACACCGGTATCTCTCATAAAATTGGTGAGGTACATGATGGTGCTGCAACAATGGACTGGATGGAGCAAGAGAAAGAAAGAGGTATTACCATTACTTCTGCTGCAACAACATGTACATGGAAAGATCATCAAATTAATATCATCGACACTCCAGGCCACGTTGACTTCACGATTGAAGTTGAGCGTTCTATGCGTGTTCTTGATGGCGCTGTCGCTGTATTTTGTGCCGTTGGTGGCGTTCAACCACAGTCTGAGACCGTTTGGAGACAAGCGAATCGTTACCAAGTACCAAGAATGGTATTTGTTAACAAAATGGACCGTGTTGGTGCAGATTTTTATAACGTTGAAGCACAAATTAAAAATCGTTTAAAAGCAAATCCAGTACCTATTCAAATTCCTATTGGTGCAGAAGAAAACTTCAAAGGTGTTGTTGATCTTGTTGAGATGAAAGCACTTATTTGGGATGATGATGCTGCGATGGGTTCAAACTACCAAGTGGTTGAAATTCCAGCGGAACTTGCGGATAAAGCTAAAGAGTATCATGAGAGAATGGTTGAAGCTGTTTCTGAGACCAGTGATGAGTTGATGGAAAAATACCTTGGTGGTGAAGTGCTTACGAAAGCTGAAATTAAAGCAGGTATTAAAGCAGGATGTCTTGCAATGACATTTATTCCTATGATTTGTGGAACAGCCTTTAAAAACAAAGGTATTCAACCAATGTTAGATGCTGTTATCGATTATATGCCTGCACCTACTGAAGTGCATGCGATTAAAGGTGTATACGAAGATGGGCATGAGTGTGTGGTTGATTCTACAGACGAAGGCGAATTTGCAGCACTTGCGTTTAAAATTATGACCGATCCATTCGTTGGTCAATTAACGTTCGTTCGTGTTTATCGTGGTTCATTGGAAAGCGGAAGTTATGCTTACAATACAACGAAAGATAAAAAAGAGCGTATTGGCCGTTTATTAAAAATGCATGCCAATAAAAGAGAAGAGATCAAAGCACTTCACTCTGGTGAAATTGGTGCGGTTGTAGGTCTTAAAGAGACATTGACGGGTGACACGCTCGCAAGTGAAAAAGATCCTGTAATCTTGGAGAGAATGGTATTCCCAGATCCTGTTATCTCTGTTGCCGTTGAGCCTAAAACCAAAGCGGATCAAGAGAAAATGGGTATTGCGCTTCAAAAATTGGCACAAGAAGATCCAAGCTTTAGAGTTGAGACTGACGAAGAGAGTGGTCAAACGATCATCTCCGGTATGGGTGAGCTTCACTTAGAGATTCTTGTTGATCGTATGCTTAGAGAGTTTAAAGTAAGTGCGGAAGTTGGTCAACCACAAGTTGCTTACCGTGAAACGATTCGTGCTAGCGTTAACCAAGAGTACAAATACGCAAAACAATCAGGTGGTCGTGGTCAATACGGTCACGTTTACCTCAAAATCGAGCCTCAAGATGCAGGTGCTGGTTATGAGTTTGTTAACGATATCAAAGGTGGTGCGATTCCAAAAGAATTTATTCCTGCCGTTGATAAAGGTATTAAAGAGGCACTTGGTGCGGGTGTTCTTGCTGGTTATAAAGTGGAAGACGTTAAAGTTACCCTTTATGATGGAAGTTACCATGATGTTGACTCCTCTGAGATGGCGTTTAAACTCGCTGCTTCAATGGGCTTCAAAGAGGGTTGTCGTAAGGCAAAACCAGTTATTCTTGAGCCAATTATGAAAGTGGAAGTTGAGACACCTGAGGACTTTATGGGTGATGTTATTGGCGATCTTAACAGACGTCGTGGACAAATCAACTCTATGGATGATAGAAGTGGTAACAAAATTGTTAACGCATTCTGCCCATTGGCTGAAATGTTTGGTTACTCTACAGATCTAAGGTCTCAAACACAAGGTCGTGCTTCTTACTCTATGGAATTCGATCATTATGACGAAGTTCCTAGAAACGTTGCTGAAGAGATTATCAAAAAACGTAACGGTTAA
- the yedA gene encoding drug/metabolite exporter YedA, producing MNFLHVKANLSEKSKRTIAIVIALLSVYIIWGSTYLGIKIAIETFPPFLMAGIRFLIAGILLYGFVFYKEGVHPKLIEWRDTTIIGTLLLLGGNGLVVIAERSIPSSIAAIIIATVPLWMIVMGWLMKIQSKPNISTLFGTLIGFLGVAILMYPSHQENLHFDTGGLLFTLLAAILWSLGSIYSQKAILPSSTMLSTAMQMVTGGAVLVIVGTLTGEWQHLDPEAFSSRSLMAVLYLIFIGSLLGFSAYVWLLKNVSPYLASTYAFVNPIVALFLGYFFADEVMSIKSLIATVLIISAVVMITLFKAKGRSKR from the coding sequence ATGAATTTTTTACATGTAAAAGCAAATTTATCTGAAAAATCCAAAAGAACAATTGCTATTGTTATAGCACTTTTGTCTGTTTATATTATATGGGGCAGTACGTATTTAGGAATCAAAATTGCCATTGAAACGTTTCCTCCCTTTCTAATGGCAGGGATTCGTTTTCTCATTGCAGGCATACTCTTGTATGGTTTTGTATTCTATAAAGAAGGAGTGCATCCTAAGCTCATTGAATGGCGGGATACGACCATCATTGGTACATTACTACTTTTGGGTGGTAACGGGCTTGTTGTGATTGCAGAAAGGAGTATTCCTAGCTCGATTGCTGCCATTATTATTGCAACGGTTCCTTTATGGATGATTGTGATGGGATGGCTGATGAAAATTCAATCTAAGCCCAATATTAGTACACTCTTTGGAACGCTGATTGGCTTTTTAGGCGTGGCAATTTTGATGTACCCTTCGCATCAAGAGAATCTTCATTTTGATACGGGGGGACTACTCTTTACGCTTTTAGCCGCCATATTATGGTCACTAGGTTCTATTTATTCTCAAAAAGCAATCTTGCCCTCTTCTACGATGCTCTCAACAGCAATGCAAATGGTAACAGGGGGCGCTGTTTTAGTGATTGTGGGGACACTTACAGGTGAGTGGCAACACCTTGATCCTGAAGCGTTCTCTTCTCGCTCACTTATGGCAGTGTTGTATTTAATTTTCATTGGTTCTTTATTGGGATTTAGTGCTTATGTGTGGCTTTTAAAAAATGTATCGCCTTATTTGGCCTCAACGTATGCTTTTGTTAATCCAATTGTGGCACTCTTTTTAGGTTACTTCTTTGCAGACGAAGTGATGAGTATTAAATCATTGATCGCAACGGTACTGATTATTAGTGCAGTGGTTATGATCACTCTATTTAAAGCCAAAGGAAGATCAAAAAGATAG
- a CDS encoding aldo/keto reductase family protein produces MNYVTSNQNVSIPCMLYGTAWKKERTADLVALALQSGFRGIDTACQPKHYEEALVGEGCERFYAKGGKREELYLQTKFTPYDGQDPLRMPYDPHASLEEQIITSCEMSKQNLKTRYLDSLLLHSPLFPYNNLLKAWNVFESLFEEGEVRQIGISNCYDLSLLQTFYEHVRIKPSVVQNRFYADVHYDKTLRSWANERGIIYQSFWTLSANPHILHSPPMKEIMNIYGKSAEQIFYRYVIQKGIVPLNGTTSALHMKEDLTIFEFLLDEKDVERIDALL; encoded by the coding sequence ATGAACTATGTTACAAGCAATCAAAACGTCTCCATACCCTGCATGCTGTATGGCACTGCATGGAAAAAAGAACGCACAGCAGATTTAGTTGCGTTAGCCCTTCAAAGTGGTTTCAGAGGGATTGACACCGCATGTCAGCCTAAACACTATGAAGAGGCATTGGTCGGTGAAGGGTGTGAACGTTTTTACGCCAAAGGTGGGAAACGAGAAGAGCTTTATCTCCAAACCAAATTTACCCCATATGACGGACAAGACCCGCTCAGAATGCCTTACGATCCACATGCTTCTTTAGAAGAGCAAATCATCACGTCATGCGAAATGTCCAAACAAAACCTGAAAACACGCTATCTGGACTCACTCTTACTCCATTCGCCACTCTTCCCTTATAATAACTTGCTTAAAGCATGGAATGTGTTTGAATCACTGTTTGAAGAAGGTGAAGTACGTCAAATAGGCATTAGTAACTGTTATGATCTCTCGCTTTTACAAACGTTTTATGAGCATGTTCGTATTAAACCCTCTGTTGTACAAAATCGTTTTTATGCAGATGTTCATTACGACAAAACACTTCGTTCTTGGGCAAATGAAAGAGGCATTATCTATCAAAGTTTTTGGACTCTGAGCGCTAATCCTCACATTTTACATTCACCCCCAATGAAAGAAATAATGAATATTTACGGAAAAAGTGCTGAACAAATTTTTTACCGTTACGTGATTCAAAAAGGGATCGTACCACTCAATGGAACAACATCAGCTTTGCATATGAAAGAAGATTTAACTATTTTTGAATTTTTGTTAGATGAAAAGGATGTTGAGAGAATAGACGCTTTACTCTAA
- a CDS encoding SagB family peptide dehydrogenase encodes MLAYHAQTVHSYRSVRTKSHSIDWDHPPKQFKIYPETFARIPLDKKNPDHRFFYLIGGITAQKSYPGVTYALRTNPSAGALYPTEVYVQIRCIEGFQDGIYHLSPYETSLVLLYPLSEDEGVESLLHVKKIKGFVFLFSALYYRSSWKYKDRAFRYCLHDTGHMIGTLEASCRLSDKAYHLLYGIEKKALNKLFEFGKEEFFLSAAIVGEEDKRFTCKEISMHLPYVNGTGNFEVNECVEKAYDETCELTLHAQTTQPLLEVDKERFTQAVWKRRSIRDFIQKSISKEDFLEVMDFITQPIPSDCDVGIELYAIINRVEGMWQGVWKEGSYLQSGDFARKAGYLCLEQALGEESGVTFFLVGHDEQNYQAMVQKAGIIGHRLYLISTYLGFGCSGIGAYYDEEVMAFLQSDGMVLYALAIGY; translated from the coding sequence ATGTTAGCCTATCATGCTCAAACGGTGCACTCTTACCGTTCTGTACGTACCAAATCTCACAGCATCGACTGGGATCATCCACCCAAACAGTTTAAAATCTATCCTGAAACATTTGCTCGTATTCCTCTTGATAAAAAAAATCCAGATCATCGCTTTTTTTATCTCATTGGAGGTATTACAGCACAGAAAAGTTACCCAGGGGTCACTTATGCTTTGCGTACAAACCCGAGTGCTGGAGCATTGTATCCTACGGAAGTCTATGTTCAGATACGTTGTATTGAAGGCTTTCAGGATGGCATTTACCATCTTTCGCCTTATGAGACGTCACTGGTGTTATTGTATCCTTTATCAGAGGATGAAGGGGTGGAAAGCCTTTTACATGTAAAGAAAATAAAGGGTTTTGTCTTTCTCTTCTCAGCACTGTATTATCGTTCTTCATGGAAATATAAAGATCGCGCATTTCGCTACTGTTTACACGATACAGGGCATATGATAGGCACGTTAGAAGCTTCGTGTAGGCTTAGTGATAAGGCGTATCATCTTTTATACGGTATTGAAAAAAAGGCATTAAATAAACTTTTTGAATTTGGCAAAGAAGAATTTTTTCTCAGTGCCGCCATTGTAGGAGAAGAAGATAAACGCTTTACATGTAAAGAGATATCAATGCACCTTCCTTATGTGAACGGTACAGGAAATTTTGAAGTTAACGAATGTGTGGAAAAAGCCTATGATGAAACCTGCGAACTTACTTTGCATGCACAAACGACACAACCGCTGCTTGAAGTGGATAAAGAGCGCTTCACTCAAGCCGTTTGGAAACGTCGTTCTATTCGTGATTTTATACAAAAGTCAATCTCTAAAGAAGACTTTTTAGAGGTCATGGACTTCATCACACAACCGATTCCAAGTGACTGTGATGTTGGAATAGAACTCTATGCAATTATCAACCGTGTCGAAGGGATGTGGCAAGGCGTTTGGAAGGAGGGGAGTTATCTGCAAAGTGGTGATTTTGCACGCAAAGCTGGCTATCTTTGTTTGGAGCAAGCTTTAGGTGAGGAGAGTGGAGTGACATTTTTTTTAGTTGGGCATGATGAACAAAATTACCAAGCGATGGTACAAAAAGCTGGTATTATTGGGCATCGTCTTTATTTGATTAGCACCTATCTTGGTTTTGGATGCAGTGGTATTGGGGCGTATTATGATGAAGAGGTCATGGCATTTTTGCAAAGCGATGGTATGGTGCTCTATGCCCTTGCCATTGGTTACTAA